The DNA window GCCGGTGAGCTGGGTGCGGGTGCCGTGGAAATGGTTGCGCAGAGAGCCGTCGAGGTAGAGCGCGAGCCCGTCGTCGGCGAGGGCGCCGTTGGGCACGACGACGTCGAGGATGCCGGGTTCGAGGGTGTGCGCGCGCATCTTCGCGACCCGGTAGAGCTCGTCGAGGCTGCTCTGAAACTCGGCCATCCAGCTCTGGGTTTCCTGTTCGACCACCAGGAGGACGGCGCTGTGCAGCTCCTTGAGGCGGAGGAGCATCTGCTCGGCCTGCGCCAGGGTGGGCGGCTGGCCGCCGAGCTTCATGTGCATCATCGCCCAGTCGAGCTGGAACTCGGCGAGCGCGCGCTGGAGCGCGAAGGCGCTGCCCATGAAGCGCATCCACGCGGTGGAGAGGCCGAAGACCCGATCGATGACGATGCAGCCGGCGGCGAGGGCGAAGGCGACGTAGCCGAGCTGACCGACCTCGACGGGCAGGTGCTCGATCTCCTTTCTCCCGGGGGCGAGCACGGTGGCGCTCAGGAGCGGGACGAGGCCGCCGATGGCGGCGAAGGTGATCGCGCCAAGGCGCATCGCCTGGGACAGCACCGCGCGCATCTGCTTGCGGCGCATGTACCAGTCGATGGTCTCCAGGGTCTTCGCCTGCACGTGGCGGGAGATCGCGCCCAGCGACGTGGCGATGTCTTCGTCGCCCCAGCGGAGATCGTCGAACTGGGTTCGGGTCAGGTAAGGGGGGCTTCCCGGTGCCGGCATGGAGGTGGGGATCATGATACCTCGCCCCGGCTCGACCCGTGAGGGACGGGCAAGGCCACGGAGACGGTGCCGATGGCGCCTGGGGAGAGCTGGGTCGTGGCGGTGCTCTCCACGGGGATGCCGCGGATCGTCGCGAGGACCATCACCACGTGATGGCCTGCGCGCACGCCGGAGAGCTGCGTGCGGGTGCCGTGGAAGTAGCTGTAAAGGATTCCGTCGAGGTAGAGGGCGAGCCCGTCGTCGGCGAGGGCGCCGCTGGACACGATGACGTCGAGGGGACCGGCTTCGAGGGCGTGCGCGCGCATCTTCGCGAACTGGTGGATCGCGGTGAGGCTGCTCTGAAGGTCGGCCATCCAGATCTGGGTCTCCAGCTCGACCACCAGGAAAGTGGCGCTGTGCAGCTCCTCGAGGCGAAGGAGCATCTGCTCGGCCTGCGCCTGGGTAGGCGGCTGGCCACCGAGCTCCCTGTGCATCCTGGCCCAGTCGAGCTGGAACTCGGCGAGAGCGCGCTGGAGCGCCAAGGCGCTGCCCATGAGGCGCGTCCATCCGGTGGAGAGGCAGAAAACGCGGTCGATGACGATGCAGCCGGCGGCGAGGGCGAAGGCGACGTAGCCGAGCTGACCGACCTCGACGGGCAGGTGCTGGATTTCGGGTCTGCCAGGGGTGAGTGCGAGGACGCAGAGCAGCGCGACGACACCACCGAGGGCGGCGAAGGTGATCGCCCCCAGGCGCATTGCCTTTGACAGCACAGTGCGCCTCTGGTTGCGGCGCATGTACCAGCCGGCGATTGCCAGGATCTTCTCCTGCAGGTAGCGGGAGGTCATGCCGAGCGATGTGACGATGTCTTCGTCGTCCGAGTGAAGATCAGCGAGCTGGGTTCGGGCCCGGTGAGGGAGGATTCCCGGTGCCGGCATGGAGGTGTGGATCATTATACTCCTGCACTGGCTCGACCCTCGGCAGGGGTGAGGGTACAGTCCGACGGAGTGAGCGATCTCGCCGGACGTTGCGGCACCTGCGGGGCCTTCACCCGTGTCCACGACCACCCCACCCTGGGGAAGGTCGGCGAGTGCGCGCTCGAGGTGTTTCCACCGCCGCTCAAGGCGACGGCGACCTGTGCGCGGTACCGCCCGAGAGGCGCTCCGCCTCCTCCCCCACGTCCGCGCGCTGCGGGGGAGCCGCGGGGGAGGGGCGCAGCCCCGCCGGTGGCGGTCGTGCGCAGGCAGTCGACCACTTCTGCCGCACAGCTGCCTCTGCCGCGCCCATCGCTACCAACGGAGATCGACATCGACATGGACATCGAGGAGTTCCGCAGGGTGTTGCGGGAGGTGCTCTCGGAGGAGTTCGGGCACGGCACCGCCGAGATGGGGAAGCGCTGGGAAGGTGGCGAGGTGGTGCTCCGTCCCGGCAAGGAAGGCACGGCCGAGAAGAAGATCGCCCTCGACGCCTTCTTCCACAAGATCGTGATGATCCGCGACAAGCTGCGGGTTCTCGAGCAGCGCCTGAACGCGCACGACAAACTCACGGACGCGGAGAAGGTGCAGCTCCAAGCGTACATCACCGCCTGCTACGGAACGCTCACCACGTTCAACATTCTCTTCGCGCGCCGCGAAGACGGGTTTGCCGGAAGTTCGGGCAAGGACGACGAGTGACCCGCGGGCCGAAGGGCCCACTTGATTTGGGCCCGAACGAGGCCGTCGCGATGGTACAAGCCACGCTGGAGGACGCGCGTGGCCCTGAAGCAGCTCACCCCCGAGCAAGTCCAGTCCATGTCCCTCGAAGAGAAGGACAGGTGGTGGCTGGAGAACGTCTACCGCGGGGACATGCCCCAGCTCACCTGGCGGTCGGCGATCACGGGCATGCTGCTCGGCGGGTTCCTCTCGCTGACGAACCTCTACATCGGCATGCGGACCGGGTGGTCCCTGGGCGTCGGGATCACCAGCGTGATCCTCGCCTTCGCCGTGTTCCGGGTGCTGTCGCGTCTCGGAATCGGTCGCGAGATGACCATCCTGGAGAACAACGCGATGCAGTCCATCGCGACCTCCGCCGGGTACGTGAACTCGCCGCTGTTCAGCAGTTTCGCCGCGTACTCGATGGTCACGATGGCCATCATCCCCATGTACCAGGCGGTGGTGTGGCTCCTGTGCCTGGCGCTGCTCGGGGTTCTGTTCGCGTTCCCGCTGAAGAAGCGGTTCATCAACGACGAGCAGCTCCCATTCCCCGAGGGCATGGCCGCGGGCGTGGTGATGGACGCGCTCCACGAGAGCGACGAGAAAGAGGGCCTCTTCAAGGCCAAGCTCCTCGCGGCCGGGGGTGCACTCAGCGCCTTCATCGAGCTTCTGCGCGACGGCAAGGTGATGCGGTTCCTCTTCGGGGCGAACAGCATCCCCGGCAGCTATGACGAGGTGCTCTACGCGGGCGGGTTTGCCGAGCTGCTGAAGAAGTGGGGCATCACCCCGACCCTGCGCGGCGTGCCGCTGAGCGAGCTGACCATCCGCTGGGACACGAGCATCATCTTCATCGCCACCGGCGGGCTGATGGGCATCCGGGTCGGCGTGTCGCTGCTGATCGGCGGCATCCTGAACTACGTCGTGCTCGCGCCGCTCCTGATCCAGCAGGGCATCATCGTGCCCAGCCCGGGGGGGAGCTACGGGCTGCGGCAGATCTCGCTCTGGGCGCTCTGGGGCGGCGTGGCTTGCATGACCACGTCGTCGCTCTACTCGTTCTTCTCCAAGCCCAAGATCATCCTCGATGCGTTCCGCAATCTCTGGCGGAAGGGGGACGAGAAGCGGGACGTGCTGGAGCACATCGAGCTGCCGATCAAGGTCTCGGTGATCGGCGTGCCGATCGTGTCCATGGTCCTGATCTTCCTGGGGCACGCCTGGTTCGGGATGTCGTACTGGCTCGGCGCCGTCGCGGTGCCGCTGGTGTTCGTCTTCGCGCTCATCGCGGTGAACTCGACGGGGCTCACCGCCATCACCCCCACGGGCGCGCTGGGAAAGCTGACGCAGCTCACCTACGGGCTGCTCGCGCCGGGCAACATCACCACCAACGTGATGAGCGCGGCGATCACCGCCGAGGTGGCGAGCAATGCGTCGAACCTGCTGATGGACATCAAGCCGGGCTACATGCTCGGCGGCAAGCCGCGCCACCAGGCCATCGGCCACGTGCTCGGCGGGCTCGCGGGCCTCGCGCTGTCGCTGCCGGTCTGGTACTTCGTGCTCATCCGTGGCGACATCGGCCTCTATGGCACCGAGGCGATGCCGGTGCCCGCCGCGGTGACCTGGCGCGCGGTCGCCGAGATCCTGATGAAGGGGCTGTCGTTCCTGCACCCGACGGCGAAGATCGCGGTGGTGGTCGGCGCGCTTCTCGGCATCCTGATCGAGGCGACGAAGCACCTGTCGAGGGGTCGGTTCTCGCTGTCGGCGGTGGCGCTGGGGCTCGCGTTCCTGCTGAACTTCTCCGACATCTGGGCGATGTTCCTGGGGTCGTTCGGGTTCTGGCTGTTGCAGCAGCGGGCTGCCAAGTGGATGGCGGCCGCAGCGGAGAAGCCGAAGCCTGCCGTCCCCGGGGAGGCCGCGCTGCCGCTCGTGCCGGGTCCGAGGCCCTGGTACGTACTCGGCGCCGAGAACACGGAGACCATCTGCGCCGGCGTGATTGCTGGCGGCGCCTTGATGGGCATCGGGCTCGCGGTGCTCGGGGTGCTGGTGCTGCCCGATGTGAGTGAGGTGCAGCGGATCGGTGAGTGGGTGGGGAAGGTGCTCGGCAATCGGTGAGTGGCGCCTTGGCGCACTGCGAAGCGACTCCAGTTGCGCCTCGGGGCCCTGCCGTCGCTCTAGTGCAGCCGGGATGCGTCCGCGAGGGTGGTGGCCGTGAGCGAGCGTTGCGTATCGATGTAATCGAGTTGCCGTCTCAGCGAGTCGAGCGAGGGGTGCCCGTTCTTTTGCACAGCCTGCTTCAGCGCTCGGACCACCTCCATCCCTGTGCTCCGGATCGAGTGGAGCCCGAGCGCGTTCCTGCCAACGTAGTCCAGCAGCGCTGCTTCCCAGGCCGGGTCGAGATGCTCTCGCTGGGCAGCGGTGGCCAGCGTGTCGAGGATCTCTGCAATGCCTCCTTGCGCCTCCCAGAGGCGGAACGCGGCGCTGCGGTAGGCGCGGTAAGCCCGCTGGAAATCGGTGCCCGTCTCGGCAGCGTCCGAGCTGGCAGCGCCCGAGCCGGCCGTGTTCGTCGTTCGCTGCGTCTCCAGCGCCGTGCTGGCGAGAGCCACGTT is part of the Chondromyces crocatus genome and encodes:
- a CDS encoding SLATT domain-containing protein — protein: MPAPGILPHRARTQLADLHSDDEDIVTSLGMTSRYLQEKILAIAGWYMRRNQRRTVLSKAMRLGAITFAALGGVVALLCVLALTPGRPEIQHLPVEVGQLGYVAFALAAGCIVIDRVFCLSTGWTRLMGSALALQRALAEFQLDWARMHRELGGQPPTQAQAEQMLLRLEELHSATFLVVELETQIWMADLQSSLTAIHQFAKMRAHALEAGPLDVIVSSGALADDGLALYLDGILYSYFHGTRTQLSGVRAGHHVVMVLATIRGIPVESTATTQLSPGAIGTVSVALPVPHGSSRGEVS
- a CDS encoding OPT family oligopeptide transporter — translated: MALKQLTPEQVQSMSLEEKDRWWLENVYRGDMPQLTWRSAITGMLLGGFLSLTNLYIGMRTGWSLGVGITSVILAFAVFRVLSRLGIGREMTILENNAMQSIATSAGYVNSPLFSSFAAYSMVTMAIIPMYQAVVWLLCLALLGVLFAFPLKKRFINDEQLPFPEGMAAGVVMDALHESDEKEGLFKAKLLAAGGALSAFIELLRDGKVMRFLFGANSIPGSYDEVLYAGGFAELLKKWGITPTLRGVPLSELTIRWDTSIIFIATGGLMGIRVGVSLLIGGILNYVVLAPLLIQQGIIVPSPGGSYGLRQISLWALWGGVACMTTSSLYSFFSKPKIILDAFRNLWRKGDEKRDVLEHIELPIKVSVIGVPIVSMVLIFLGHAWFGMSYWLGAVAVPLVFVFALIAVNSTGLTAITPTGALGKLTQLTYGLLAPGNITTNVMSAAITAEVASNASNLLMDIKPGYMLGGKPRHQAIGHVLGGLAGLALSLPVWYFVLIRGDIGLYGTEAMPVPAAVTWRAVAEILMKGLSFLHPTAKIAVVVGALLGILIEATKHLSRGRFSLSAVALGLAFLLNFSDIWAMFLGSFGFWLLQQRAAKWMAAAAEKPKPAVPGEAALPLVPGPRPWYVLGAENTETICAGVIAGGALMGIGLAVLGVLVLPDVSEVQRIGEWVGKVLGNR
- a CDS encoding SLATT domain-containing protein: MIPTSMPAPGSPPYLTRTQFDDLRWGDEDIATSLGAISRHVQAKTLETIDWYMRRKQMRAVLSQAMRLGAITFAAIGGLVPLLSATVLAPGRKEIEHLPVEVGQLGYVAFALAAGCIVIDRVFGLSTAWMRFMGSAFALQRALAEFQLDWAMMHMKLGGQPPTLAQAEQMLLRLKELHSAVLLVVEQETQSWMAEFQSSLDELYRVAKMRAHTLEPGILDVVVPNGALADDGLALYLDGSLRNHFHGTRTQLTGVLAGQHVVMIRAMIRGNPVEITGTTMLSPGAIGTVSVTLPVPDERVADPSTEEGTTHEKGRSSVVPPDGSLTRARDAE